Proteins encoded together in one Gigantopelta aegis isolate Gae_Host chromosome 8, Gae_host_genome, whole genome shotgun sequence window:
- the LOC121379472 gene encoding RYamide receptor-like has translation MNLNYSNDSWTNGSETSDEVVYTESFDGAQIVLVVLYTAVSLTSLTGNGAVCYVVFSTRRMRTVTNYFISSLAISDLLMATLCIPFTFVANVLLDHWPFGSALCPVVTYLQAVVVFQNAYTFLAISLERYIAIMYPFKPRLPKRKAFWVILLCWFLSFVTPLPTAITSTLVPADGFGSNSTTFLCVELWPSSQKKFAYSMTIMVLQRAGFTYFRGRSGVLGVHLLQVVHATTAGWCCCKFKLSEHVSIQSVVACPESQQSYLFQATEKVVNHLVLSWVCWLPLSRFSSLRS, from the exons ATGAATCTAAACTATTCTAACGATTCTTGGACCAACGGGTCCGAAACTTCGGACGAAGTTGTGTATACGGAATCTTTCGACGGTGCTCAGATTGTTTTGGTGGTGCTTTACACGGCTGTTTCGTTGACGTCGCTCACCGGAAATGGCGCCGTGTGTTACGTGGTGTTTTCCACCCGACGTATGCGCACCGTCACGAACTACTTCATATCTAGCCTTGCGATTAGCGATCTGTTGATGGCCACGCTGTGTATCCCCTTCACCTTCGTCGCCAACGTCTTGCTCGACCACTGGCCGTTCGGCAGCGCCCTCTGCCCCGTCGTCACCTACCTGCAAGCCGTCGTCGTCTTCCAGAACGCCTACACTTTCCTGGCGATCAGTCTGGAGCGATACATCGCCATCATGTACCCGTTCAAGCCGCGACTCCCCAAACGCAAGGCTTTCTGGGTGATACTACTGTGTTGGTTTCTGTCGTTTGTGACGCCGCTGCCGACGGCGATAACGTCGACGCTGGTCCCCGCGGACGGGTTCGGTTCTAACTCGACGACGTTTCTGTGTGTGGAGCTGTGGCCGTCGTCCCAGAAGAAGTTCGCGTACAGTATGACCATCATGGTGCTGCAGCGTGCGGGGTTCACCTACTTTCGTGGCCGCTCAGGCGTGCTTGGTGTTCACCTACTCCAGGTCGTccac GCCACAACTGCAGGTTGGTGTTGCTGCAAGTTTAAACTTTCTGAACATGTGAGCATTCAGTCGGTTGTGGCCTGTCCGGAGTCTCAACAGAGTTACTTGTTCCAAGCGACTGAGAAGGTGGTAAATCATCTTGTTCTGTCCTGGGTCTGTTGGCTGCCTTTATCAAGGTTTTCTTCTCTGAGAAGCTAA
- the LOC121379473 gene encoding uncharacterized protein LOC121379473 has protein sequence MRKLAGTSWGANETILKRVYQGTVRPHLEYGSSAWSTTAKTNQQALDKVQNQALRIITGSMKSTPIKDMEKTAAIQPLGERRDAKIMIQAEKFRYLPNHPMKQRMDWSDKESVSNVAVSSTKVEDLLENTKLTRYQDTSILPNRSSQPGMMNKPIYRSACLSTVGFSRLPKRPGQTVTGNGYDQ, from the coding sequence ATGCGGAAACTAGCAGGAACTAGCTGGGGAGCAAATGAGACAATCCTCAAGAGAGTATATCAAGGAACTGTACGGCCGCATCTTGAATACGGCTCATCAGCCTGGTCAACCACTGCAAAGACCAACCAGCAAGCTTTAGACAAGGTTCAAAACCAAGCTCTGCGAATCATAACGGGATCCATGAAGTCTACACCCATTAAAGACATGGAAAAAACTGCAGCAATACAACCCCTTGGTGAGAGGAGAGATGCCAAGATCATGATCCAGGCAGAGAAATTCAGGTACCTGCCCAATCATCCAATGAAACAAAGAATGGATTGGTCTGACAAAGAATCCGTCTCAAACGTAGCAGTTTCATCCACCAAAGTAGAAGACTTACTAGAGAACACCAAGCTAACCCGTTACCAAGACACTTCCATTTTGCCCAACAGATCTTCACAACCAGGAATGATGAACAAGCCAATCTACAGATCAGCATGTCTGTCCACAGTTGGCTTCAGCAGACTCCCAAAACGACCTGGTCAAACGGTCACTGGCAATGGCTATGATCAGTGA